In Marmota flaviventris isolate mMarFla1 chromosome 17, mMarFla1.hap1, whole genome shotgun sequence, a single genomic region encodes these proteins:
- the Tcap gene encoding telethonin, translating into MATSELCCQVSEENRECREAFWAEWKDLTLSTRPEEGCSLHEEDTQRHETYHRQGQCQALVQRSPWLVMRMGILGRGLQEYQLPYQRVLPLPIFTPTKVGAAKEEREETPVQLRELLALETALGGQCLERQDVAEITKQLPPVVPVSKPGTLRRTLSRSMSQEAQRG; encoded by the exons ATGGCCACTTCAGAGCTGTGCTGCCAGGTGTCCGAGGAGAACCGCGAGTGCCGAGAGGCCTTCTGGGCTGAGTGGAAGGATCTGACTCTGTCCACACGGCCCGAGGAGGG TTGTTCCCTGCATGAGGAGGATACGCAGCGGCATGAGACCTACCATCGGCAGGGGCAGTGCCAGGCGCTGGTACAGCGCTCCCCCTGGCTGGTGATGCGTATGGGCATCCTGGGCCGCGGGCTGCAAGAGTACCAGCTGCCCTACCAGCGGGTGCTACCCCTGCCTATCTTCACACCCACCAAGGTGGGGGCTGCCAAGGAGGAGCGCGAGGAAACTCCCGTGCAGCTGCGGGAGCTGCTGGCACTGGAGACGGCCCTGGGTGGCCAGTGCCTGGAGCGCCAGGATGTGGCCGAGATCACCAAGCAGCTGCCCCCTGTGGTGCCCGTCAGCAAGCCTGGGACCCTTCGTCGTACCCTGTCCCGCTCCATGtcccaggaagcacagagaggctGA